In Amphiura filiformis chromosome 1, Afil_fr2py, whole genome shotgun sequence, the following are encoded in one genomic region:
- the LOC140165086 gene encoding uncharacterized protein, whose protein sequence is MLENSTIKPKIWLRYVDDTFVILRKAETESFFQFINDQNPHIRFTCEPEANRHLAFLDTKITRKESGSLDVTIYRKPTHTDQYLHFNIHHPISHKLSVIRTLTHRANTAVTDPEEREKEIEHIKGALGNCGYRQWAFDLSTSRNKPPTQNSNPPEPTSDIPQPSNKTFITLPFLDGISQKLQRIFKTYGVATSFKPHTTFRKILVT, encoded by the coding sequence ATGCTTGAAAACTCCACTATTAAACCTAAGATCTGGTTACGATATGTGGATGACACATTTGTGATACTACGTAAAGCAGAGACAGAATCTTTCTTCCAATTCATCAACGACCAAAACCCACATATCAGATTCACGTGTGAGCCAGAAGCAAACAGACATCTTGCCTTTCTTGATACAAAAATCACTAGGAAAGAAAGCGGTTCACTGGACGTCACAATTTACCGGAAACCTACACACACCGACCAATATCTTCACTTCAACATTCATCATCCGATCTCTCATAAACTTAGTGTCATAAGAACTCTCACTCACAGAGCTAATACCGCTGTCACCGATCCCGAAGAAAGGGAAAAGGAGATTGAACATATCAAGGGTGCGCTTGGAAATTGTGGGTACCGCCAGTGGGCTTTTGACCTTTCCACCAGTCGAAATAAACCCCCCACTCAAAATTCCAACCCTCCGGAACCAACATCTGACATCCCTCAACCAAGCAACAAGACTTTCATCACACTACCCTTTCTGGATGGCATCTCGCAAAAACTTCAGCGTATATTCAAAACCTACGGGGTAGCCACCAGCTTTAAACCCCACACGACTTTTCGCAAAATCCTTGTCACCTAA